The following proteins are co-located in the Pseudomonas sp. DY-1 genome:
- a CDS encoding flavin-dependent monooxygenase, with the protein MLDHDLIRQRLKQRARELVPVLRERAPLAAKSGQLPEETIRDFQEAGFFRILQPARWEGYELEPRDFFEVQMTLAEGCMSSAWVLGVVAIHNWQLALFDDRAAQDVWGQDSSVLISSSYMPVGKVTRIDGGFRLSGRWGFSSGSKHCQWAFLGAMVPPEKEGDGPDYRTFLVPRQDYNIVDNWDVMGLEATGSHDVLVEDVFVPEHRTHRSIDGFLQNSPGNAVNTDPLFRLPFGQIFVRAVSSSTIGALQGAIDLFIEANKGRVGVNDGRKIIQDPGAQTALANAMVTVDECRTVLLRNFDLMMQRARAGEALTMAERVKMRYDSAIVPDKCAQAVEALMYNSGASTIFRQHGINRAFRDIHTGRAHVANCPGKYALNLGGVGMGLDSTDFFL; encoded by the coding sequence ATGCTCGACCACGACCTGATCCGCCAACGCCTGAAACAACGTGCCCGAGAGCTGGTGCCGGTGCTGCGCGAACGCGCGCCACTGGCCGCGAAGAGCGGCCAGCTCCCCGAGGAGACCATCCGTGACTTCCAGGAAGCGGGCTTCTTCCGCATCCTCCAGCCCGCACGCTGGGAGGGCTACGAACTGGAGCCGCGTGATTTCTTCGAGGTGCAGATGACCCTCGCCGAAGGCTGCATGTCGTCCGCCTGGGTTCTGGGGGTGGTGGCCATCCACAACTGGCAGCTGGCGCTGTTCGACGACCGTGCCGCGCAGGATGTCTGGGGCCAGGATTCGAGCGTACTGATCTCCTCCTCGTACATGCCGGTGGGCAAGGTCACCCGCATCGACGGCGGCTTCCGCCTTAGCGGCCGCTGGGGCTTCTCTTCGGGCAGCAAGCACTGCCAGTGGGCTTTCCTCGGCGCCATGGTGCCGCCGGAAAAGGAAGGCGACGGACCGGACTACCGCACCTTCCTGGTCCCGCGCCAGGACTACAACATCGTCGACAACTGGGACGTGATGGGCCTGGAAGCCACCGGCTCGCATGACGTACTGGTGGAGGACGTGTTCGTACCCGAGCACCGCACCCACCGTTCCATCGATGGCTTCCTGCAAAACAGCCCAGGCAACGCGGTGAACACCGACCCGCTGTTCCGCCTGCCCTTCGGGCAGATCTTCGTGCGTGCGGTGTCCTCTTCCACCATCGGCGCGCTGCAAGGGGCCATCGACCTGTTCATCGAGGCCAACAAGGGCCGCGTCGGGGTGAACGACGGGCGCAAGATCATCCAGGACCCAGGCGCGCAGACCGCGCTGGCCAATGCCATGGTCACGGTGGATGAGTGCCGCACAGTGCTGTTGCGCAACTTCGACCTGATGATGCAGCGCGCCAGGGCGGGCGAGGCGCTGACCATGGCCGAGCGGGTGAAGATGCGCTACGACTCGGCGATAGTCCCGGACAAATGCGCCCAGGCGGTGGAAGCCCTGATGTACAACAGCGGCGCGTCCACCATCTTCCGCCAGCACGGCATCAACCGCGCCTTCCGCGATATCCATACCGGGCGCGCCCACGTGGCCAACTGCCCGGGCAAGTACGCCCTCAACCTGGGCGGCGTGGGGATGGGGCTCGATAGCACCGACTTCTTCCTCTGA
- a CDS encoding FadD3 family acyl-CoA ligase, with protein MTDLESALTIPELLAAAASRYGESMAIEDDGTRLSYHQLDRLRRQAARALLALEVQAGERVAIWAPNIHEWIVAAIALQSVGAVLVPLNTRMKGSEAGFILRESGASLLLVVGEFLGTRYPALLDDESLPALRTRICLRGEAPGCLGWDEFLALAAEVSPAELAVRENQVQPQSLSDLLFTSGTTGKPKGVMTAHGQNLRIVRDWSAMVGLRPGDRYLIVNPFFHSFGYKAGWLAALMRGCCILPQQVFDVPVMLERVARERVNVLPGPPTLYQSILAFPERERFDLSSLRVAVTGAASVPVEMVRRMRSELGFETIVTAYGLTEACGFVTICRPGDSAERVATTSGRAFPDVEVRCVDAAGNPVAPGEPGELLVRGYNLMQGYFNNPEATAEAIDADGWLHTGDVGVLDEHGYLRITDRIKDMFITGGFNVYPAEIEQVILRYPGVAQAAVIGIPDERLGEVAMAFLLPATGQALDTGDFLIWCREQMANYKVPRRAQVVEAMPLNAAGKVTKDALRNLAS; from the coding sequence ATGACCGACCTGGAAAGCGCCCTGACCATCCCTGAACTGCTGGCCGCCGCCGCGAGCCGCTACGGCGAGTCCATGGCCATCGAGGACGATGGCACCCGCCTCAGTTATCACCAGCTCGACCGACTGCGTCGCCAGGCCGCCCGCGCCTTGCTGGCGCTGGAGGTGCAGGCCGGCGAGCGCGTGGCGATCTGGGCGCCGAACATCCACGAATGGATCGTCGCGGCTATTGCCCTGCAGAGCGTGGGCGCGGTGCTGGTACCGCTGAATACGCGGATGAAGGGCAGCGAGGCGGGTTTCATCCTGCGTGAGAGCGGCGCCAGCCTGTTGCTGGTGGTTGGCGAGTTCCTCGGTACCCGCTATCCGGCGCTGCTGGACGACGAGTCTCTCCCGGCGCTGCGTACGCGCATCTGCCTGCGTGGCGAGGCACCGGGTTGCCTGGGCTGGGACGAGTTTCTCGCTTTGGCCGCCGAGGTTTCACCGGCAGAGCTGGCGGTGCGCGAAAACCAGGTGCAGCCGCAGAGCCTGTCGGACCTGCTGTTCACCTCAGGCACCACCGGCAAGCCCAAGGGGGTGATGACCGCCCACGGCCAGAACCTGCGCATCGTGCGTGACTGGAGTGCGATGGTCGGACTACGTCCGGGTGATCGCTACCTGATCGTCAACCCGTTCTTCCACAGCTTCGGCTACAAGGCCGGCTGGCTGGCGGCGCTGATGCGGGGTTGCTGCATCCTGCCGCAACAGGTGTTCGACGTGCCGGTAATGCTGGAGCGCGTCGCTCGCGAACGGGTGAACGTGTTGCCCGGTCCACCCACGCTCTATCAGTCGATCCTGGCCTTCCCCGAGCGCGAGCGCTTCGATCTTTCCAGCCTGCGGGTGGCGGTGACCGGCGCAGCCTCGGTGCCTGTGGAAATGGTCCGGCGCATGCGCAGCGAACTGGGCTTCGAGACCATCGTCACCGCCTACGGCCTGACCGAGGCCTGTGGCTTTGTCACCATCTGCCGTCCGGGCGATTCCGCCGAACGGGTGGCCACCACCTCAGGCCGCGCGTTCCCGGACGTGGAAGTGCGCTGCGTGGACGCTGCCGGCAATCCGGTCGCGCCGGGCGAGCCCGGTGAGCTGCTGGTGCGCGGCTACAACCTGATGCAGGGCTACTTCAACAACCCCGAGGCGACGGCCGAAGCCATAGATGCCGACGGCTGGCTGCACACGGGTGATGTCGGTGTACTCGACGAGCACGGCTACCTGCGCATCACCGACCGCATCAAGGACATGTTCATCACCGGTGGCTTCAACGTGTACCCGGCGGAAATCGAGCAGGTGATCCTGCGCTATCCGGGGGTGGCCCAGGCGGCGGTGATTGGCATTCCCGACGAGCGTCTGGGGGAAGTGGCCATGGCCTTCCTGTTGCCGGCTACTGGCCAGGCGCTGGATACCGGAGACTTCCTCATCTGGTGCCGCGAGCAGATGGCCAACTACAAGGTCCCGCGCCGCGCCCAGGTGGTGGAGGCGATGCCGTTGAATGCGGCGGGCAAGGTGACCAAGGACGCGCTGCGAAATTTGGCCTCATAG
- the fusA gene encoding elongation factor G, with protein MARTTPISHYRNIGIVAHVDAGKTTTTERVLYYTGVNHKMGEVHDGAATMDWMVQEQERGITITSAATTAFWSGSRKQLDKFRINIIDTPGHVDFTIEVERSLRVLDGAVVVFSGADGVEPQSETVWRQADKYHVPRIAYVNKMDRAGADFLRVVEQIKKRLGHTPVPIQLPIGQEENFNGQIDLIRMKAIYWNDADQGASFREEEIPAELRETAEHWRNVMLEAAAEANEELMTKYLDGGELSEEEIKTGLRIRTLSCDVVPAVCGSSFKNKGVPLVLDAVVELLPAPTEIPSIRGTHPDDPEKEDERHADDTEPFSSLAFKIATDPFVGTLTFVRVYSGVLSSGDAVLNSVKGKKERVGRMVQMHANHRAEIKEVRAGDIAALIGMKDVTTGDTLCDLNKPIILERMDFPEPVISIAVEPKTKADQEKMGIALGRLAQEDPSFRVKTDEETGQTIISGMGELHLDIIVDRMKREFNVEANTGKPQVAYRETIRKTCEIEGKFVRQSGGRGQYGHCWIRFAPADEGQEGLVFINEVVGGVVPREFVPAIQKGIEEQMKNGVLAGYPLIGLKAAVFDGSYHDVDSSEMAFKIAASMATKQLSQKGGAVLLEPVMKLEVVTPEDYMGDIMGDLNRRRGLIHGMDDGVSGKIIRAEVPLGEMFGYATDVRSMSQGRASFSMEFARYAEVPASIAEAIVKKSG; from the coding sequence ATGGCCCGTACAACCCCCATCAGCCATTACCGCAACATCGGCATAGTGGCCCACGTGGATGCCGGCAAGACCACCACCACCGAACGGGTTCTCTATTACACCGGGGTCAACCACAAGATGGGCGAGGTGCACGATGGCGCCGCGACCATGGACTGGATGGTCCAGGAGCAGGAGCGCGGCATCACCATCACCTCGGCGGCCACCACGGCGTTCTGGAGCGGCTCGCGCAAACAGCTCGACAAGTTCCGCATCAACATCATCGACACCCCCGGCCACGTCGACTTCACCATCGAAGTGGAGCGCTCACTGCGCGTGCTGGATGGTGCGGTGGTGGTGTTCAGCGGCGCCGATGGCGTGGAGCCGCAATCCGAAACGGTCTGGCGCCAGGCCGACAAATACCACGTGCCGCGCATTGCCTACGTGAACAAGATGGACCGCGCCGGCGCCGACTTCCTGCGCGTGGTGGAGCAGATCAAGAAGCGCCTCGGCCACACCCCTGTGCCGATCCAGCTGCCCATCGGCCAGGAAGAGAACTTCAACGGGCAGATCGACCTGATCCGTATGAAGGCCATCTACTGGAACGACGCCGACCAGGGTGCCAGCTTCCGCGAGGAGGAGATTCCCGCCGAGTTGCGGGAGACGGCCGAACACTGGCGCAACGTGATGCTGGAAGCGGCGGCCGAGGCCAATGAGGAACTGATGACCAAGTACCTCGACGGGGGCGAACTTTCCGAAGAGGAAATCAAGACCGGCCTGCGCATCCGCACCCTGTCATGCGACGTGGTCCCGGCGGTGTGCGGTTCGTCCTTCAAGAACAAGGGGGTGCCCCTGGTGCTGGATGCCGTGGTCGAGTTGTTGCCGGCGCCCACCGAGATCCCCTCGATCCGCGGCACCCATCCGGACGACCCGGAGAAGGAAGACGAACGTCATGCCGATGACACCGAGCCCTTCTCGTCCCTCGCCTTCAAGATCGCCACCGACCCCTTCGTCGGCACCCTGACCTTCGTTCGCGTCTATTCCGGCGTGCTGAGCTCGGGGGATGCCGTGCTCAATTCGGTGAAGGGCAAGAAGGAGCGCGTTGGCCGCATGGTACAGATGCACGCCAACCACCGCGCCGAGATCAAGGAAGTCCGCGCCGGTGACATCGCCGCGTTGATCGGCATGAAGGACGTCACCACCGGCGACACCCTCTGCGACTTGAACAAACCGATCATCCTCGAGCGCATGGACTTCCCCGAGCCGGTGATTTCCATCGCCGTGGAACCCAAGACCAAGGCTGACCAGGAAAAGATGGGCATCGCCCTCGGCAGGCTGGCCCAGGAAGACCCCTCGTTCCGGGTCAAGACAGACGAAGAAACCGGACAGACCATCATCTCCGGCATGGGCGAGTTGCACCTGGACATCATCGTCGACCGCATGAAGCGCGAGTTCAACGTCGAGGCCAATACCGGCAAGCCCCAGGTGGCGTACCGCGAGACGATCCGCAAGACCTGCGAGATCGAAGGCAAGTTCGTTCGCCAGTCCGGCGGTCGCGGCCAGTACGGCCACTGCTGGATTCGCTTCGCGCCAGCGGACGAAGGGCAGGAGGGGCTGGTCTTCATCAACGAGGTGGTAGGTGGCGTCGTTCCCCGCGAGTTCGTCCCGGCCATCCAGAAAGGCATCGAGGAGCAGATGAAGAACGGCGTGCTCGCCGGCTATCCGCTGATCGGCCTGAAGGCCGCTGTGTTCGACGGTTCCTACCACGACGTGGACTCCAGCGAGATGGCGTTCAAGATCGCTGCCTCCATGGCCACCAAGCAGCTCTCTCAGAAAGGCGGCGCAGTGTTGCTGGAACCTGTGATGAAGCTGGAAGTGGTGACGCCGGAGGATTACATGGGTGACATCATGGGCGACCTCAACCGCCGCCGCGGCCTGATCCATGGCATGGACGACGGCGTCTCCGGCAAGATCATCCGCGCCGAAGTGCCCTTGGGCGAGATGTTCGGTTACGCCACCGATGTGCGTTCCATGTCCCAGGGCCGGGCCAGTTTCTCCATGGAGTTCGCCCGCTATGCCGAGGTGCCGGCGAGCATTGCCGAGGCGATCGTGAAGAAATCGGGTTGA
- a CDS encoding SDR family NAD(P)-dependent oxidoreductase → MARLSSKVAVITGAASGIGLACVRRFAAEGAQVVGLDVGEPRADVAASLEGLSPAPVFMSLDVRDEARVQAVMDEVAKRFGRIDALVNAAGIASRGSITETTTEEWRRVLDIHLTGSMLTSRYALPQMLAQRSGSIINFGSIFGLQGCDGNAAYNTAKGGITQLTRSMAIDYGHANIRVNGLCPGLIDTPMTQMVKEQKEFHAYFASQHMLCRAGQPDEVASVALFLASDDASFVSGQMIAVDGGFSAGRRFAPPQA, encoded by the coding sequence ATGGCACGTCTGTCTAGCAAGGTTGCGGTCATCACCGGAGCTGCATCAGGTATCGGTCTGGCCTGTGTTCGTCGTTTCGCCGCCGAAGGCGCACAGGTAGTCGGACTGGATGTGGGCGAGCCCCGCGCGGATGTCGCCGCAAGCCTGGAAGGGCTAAGCCCGGCGCCGGTGTTCATGAGCCTCGATGTGCGCGACGAAGCACGGGTGCAAGCGGTAATGGATGAGGTGGCGAAACGCTTCGGGCGCATCGACGCCCTGGTCAATGCCGCCGGCATCGCCAGCCGTGGCAGCATCACCGAGACCACGACCGAGGAATGGCGCCGCGTCCTGGATATCCACCTGACCGGCTCCATGCTCACCAGCCGCTACGCATTGCCGCAGATGCTTGCCCAGCGCAGTGGCTCGATCATCAATTTCGGCTCGATCTTCGGTCTGCAGGGCTGCGACGGCAACGCTGCGTACAACACCGCCAAGGGCGGTATCACCCAGCTGACGCGCTCCATGGCCATCGACTACGGCCACGCGAACATCCGCGTCAACGGATTGTGCCCGGGGCTGATCGATACACCCATGACCCAGATGGTGAAAGAGCAGAAGGAATTCCATGCCTACTTCGCCTCGCAGCACATGCTCTGCCGTGCCGGCCAGCCGGACGAAGTGGCCAGCGTGGCGCTGTTCCTCGCGTCTGACGACGCCTCCTTCGTCAGCGGCCAGATGATCGCGGTGGACGGCGGCTTCTCCGCCGGACGTCGCTTCGCCCCGCCACAAGCCTGA
- a CDS encoding FAD-binding protein has protein sequence MTAMEQSPEAPLRVRDATQLAWNDSADLLVVGFGGAGVCAAIEAASQGVAVLALERFAGGGATARSGGVVYAGGGTPQQAEAGVEDSPEAMYDYLRQEVGDAVSADTLRGFCNDSRVNLAWLERHGAAFQGSVPPLKTSYPSDQYFLYYSGNEAVPSYAAKARPAPRGHRALGSGMSGINLFRPLAASAQRLGVRVQRQCEVRRLVVDDSGAVLGVEAWGLPLDSGAAKKHARLSRWTDAIHPYAPALADRLRRKLRALELAHAERRLIRARQGVLLSAGGFVFNRAMLTVHAPRYLDGLPLGTSGCDGSGIRLGQSAGGRTARMERASAWRFINPPLAWARGLIVNAEGRRYCNEEVYGARLGHAMVEEQGGRAILILNRALIKEAYAQVGPGKVWAFQRLPAVLNMLCNARRGRSLAELAERSGLPPANLERTVAAYNAAARGDREDELGKSRAFLAPLDEGPWYALDLSFDSKLFPCPVITLGGLTVCERSGQVLGNDGYPVPGLFSAGRNAVGVASNFYVSGLSLADCVHSGRRVGAHVAGLVRAALASQGEQQ, from the coding sequence ATGACCGCCATGGAGCAGAGTCCTGAAGCGCCGCTGCGGGTGCGTGACGCCACGCAGCTGGCCTGGAATGACAGCGCCGACCTGCTGGTGGTCGGCTTCGGTGGCGCCGGCGTCTGTGCCGCCATCGAGGCGGCCAGCCAGGGCGTTGCAGTCCTGGCCCTGGAGCGCTTCGCCGGCGGTGGCGCCACAGCGCGTAGTGGTGGCGTGGTCTACGCCGGAGGCGGTACACCGCAGCAGGCCGAGGCGGGCGTGGAGGACTCTCCCGAAGCCATGTACGACTACCTGCGCCAGGAAGTGGGCGACGCTGTGTCCGCCGATACGCTGCGGGGGTTTTGTAACGACAGCCGCGTCAACCTGGCCTGGCTGGAGCGCCATGGCGCTGCCTTCCAGGGTAGCGTGCCACCGCTGAAAACCTCCTACCCCAGCGACCAGTATTTCCTCTACTACTCCGGCAACGAGGCGGTGCCGAGCTACGCCGCCAAGGCGCGTCCGGCACCTCGAGGTCACCGCGCCCTGGGCTCGGGGATGTCCGGTATCAATCTGTTCCGTCCGCTGGCGGCCAGCGCGCAGCGCCTGGGTGTGCGCGTGCAACGCCAATGCGAGGTCCGGCGGTTGGTGGTGGACGACTCCGGTGCCGTGCTCGGCGTCGAAGCCTGGGGCCTGCCGCTGGACAGTGGCGCCGCGAAAAAGCATGCACGCCTCAGTCGCTGGACCGATGCCATTCATCCTTATGCTCCAGCGCTTGCCGATCGCCTGCGACGCAAATTGCGTGCGCTGGAGCTGGCTCATGCCGAGCGCCGACTGATCCGCGCCCGGCAAGGTGTGCTACTCAGTGCCGGTGGTTTCGTATTCAACCGCGCGATGCTCACGGTACACGCGCCGCGCTACCTCGACGGCCTGCCGCTGGGGACCAGTGGTTGCGATGGCAGCGGCATCCGTCTCGGCCAGAGTGCCGGCGGGCGCACCGCGCGCATGGAGCGGGCCAGCGCCTGGCGCTTCATCAACCCGCCGCTGGCCTGGGCCCGTGGCCTGATCGTCAATGCCGAAGGCCGCCGCTACTGCAACGAAGAGGTCTACGGTGCCAGGCTCGGGCATGCCATGGTGGAGGAGCAGGGCGGTCGCGCCATCCTCATTCTCAACCGGGCGCTGATCAAAGAAGCCTACGCCCAGGTCGGACCGGGCAAGGTCTGGGCCTTCCAGCGCTTGCCGGCGGTGCTCAACATGCTGTGCAACGCCCGTCGTGGCCGTAGCCTCGCCGAACTGGCGGAGCGCAGCGGGCTGCCGCCGGCGAACCTCGAACGCACCGTCGCCGCGTACAACGCCGCAGCGAGGGGGGATCGCGAAGACGAACTGGGTAAGTCGAGGGCGTTCCTGGCCCCGCTGGACGAAGGACCCTGGTACGCCCTGGACCTCTCTTTCGACAGCAAGCTCTTCCCCTGTCCGGTGATCACCCTCGGCGGCCTCACCGTGTGCGAACGCAGTGGCCAGGTGCTGGGGAATGACGGCTATCCCGTCCCCGGCCTGTTCAGCGCCGGCCGCAATGCGGTGGGTGTCGCATCCAATTTCTATGTGTCCGGCCTGTCCCTGGCCGACTGCGTCCACTCCGGACGACGGGTCGGTGCGCATGTGGCGGGCCTGGTTCGTGCCGCTCTGGCTTCCCAAGGAGAACAACAATGA
- a CDS encoding glucose 1-dehydrogenase, whose translation MKRVEGKVCIVTGAASGVGREDALLLASEGAKVVLTDLNEEAGRQVAAEIGANALFVRQDIASEADWQNVIKLTLEQFGRLDVLVNNAAILAMASVEDTSLELWQKVQRINSDGYFLGCKYAISAMKDSGGGSIVNMSSVAALGGMPAFCAYSASKGAVAALTRSVALHCKEQGYRIRCNSVHPDGINTPMTQALSGGQAIPQDVLDQNPKNRMCAPRDIANLVLFLAADESRFINGSEMRIDNAQTVSGLL comes from the coding sequence ATGAAACGAGTCGAAGGCAAGGTCTGCATCGTCACTGGCGCCGCCAGCGGGGTAGGGCGCGAAGACGCGCTGCTGCTGGCCAGCGAAGGAGCGAAGGTGGTGCTCACCGACCTCAATGAAGAAGCCGGCCGCCAGGTGGCCGCCGAGATCGGCGCCAATGCGCTGTTCGTTCGCCAGGACATCGCCAGCGAAGCCGACTGGCAGAACGTCATCAAGCTGACCCTGGAGCAGTTCGGCCGCCTCGACGTACTGGTGAACAACGCCGCGATCCTCGCCATGGCCAGTGTCGAGGACACCAGCCTGGAGCTCTGGCAGAAGGTCCAGCGCATCAACAGCGACGGCTACTTCCTCGGCTGCAAGTACGCCATTTCGGCAATGAAGGACAGTGGCGGCGGTTCCATCGTCAACATGTCCTCGGTCGCGGCCCTGGGCGGCATGCCGGCCTTCTGCGCCTACTCCGCTTCCAAGGGTGCAGTGGCAGCGCTGACCCGCTCCGTAGCACTGCACTGCAAGGAGCAGGGCTACCGCATCCGCTGCAACAGCGTGCACCCGGACGGCATCAACACCCCCATGACACAGGCCCTGTCCGGTGGCCAGGCGATTCCCCAGGACGTGCTGGACCAGAATCCGAAGAACCGGATGTGCGCACCGCGTGATATCGCCAACCTGGTGCTCTTCCTCGCGGCCGATGAATCGCGCTTCATCAATGGCAGCGAGATGCGCATCGACAACGCGCAGACCGTCAGCGGCCTGCTTTGA
- a CDS encoding flavin reductase family protein has product MSQADLKGEMLQAMRRLAKSVTIITTSNGQERFAMSATAVDSLSTEPPSLLICVNKTASLHNVLDAGADFCVNILGLEQEELSHLCSGPVKGEARFQQGDWRSSVGGIPYLGDAQSAILCRQDGKFSYGTHTIFIGRIVEIHNSAEISPLVYLNGAYTTTASSLAVAN; this is encoded by the coding sequence ATGAGCCAGGCCGATCTGAAAGGCGAGATGCTCCAGGCGATGCGTCGTCTGGCCAAGTCCGTGACCATCATCACCACCAGCAACGGGCAGGAGCGGTTCGCCATGTCCGCCACGGCGGTGGATTCGCTTTCAACCGAGCCGCCGTCGCTGCTCATCTGCGTGAACAAGACCGCCTCCCTGCACAACGTGCTGGATGCCGGTGCGGACTTCTGCGTGAACATCCTCGGCCTGGAGCAGGAGGAGCTGTCCCACCTGTGCAGCGGCCCGGTGAAGGGCGAGGCGCGCTTCCAGCAGGGCGACTGGCGCAGCAGTGTAGGCGGCATTCCCTACCTGGGCGATGCCCAGTCCGCCATCCTCTGCCGGCAGGACGGCAAGTTCAGCTACGGCACCCACACCATCTTCATCGGTCGCATCGTGGAGATTCACAACAGCGCTGAAATCAGTCCGCTGGTCTATCTCAACGGCGCCTACACCACCACGGCATCGTCCCTGGCTGTAGCGAACTGA
- a CDS encoding LLM class flavin-dependent oxidoreductase, whose protein sequence is MKFSLIYEAQTIDSTREGDRRIFDETVEQAVLADKLGFDTFWCVEHTALTNYSHMSAPETMLAFVAGKTERIGIGHGVVCLPPAMNHPVKVAERIATLDLLSKGRVHFGVGKGGTQQEAGTFGYDLATLQPQIDEAMYLIPKMFVQDEIEHNGDFVKIPKRPIHPKPYQDPHPPMYLACTNTESLKNAGGRGMGALVLGFGGPEEIAKKVAVYHEAWDNRDEKNQVGFRPNRHIAALCPAIVLDDNEKARHIGIRGQRYFMESLAYWYAGGERPDPEKWKEDTFVDGNGQAVIKSRFASEEVTVDFSDPTMAMMNPNHAYGTVKDCIGYVQRLIDAGADEILFICQMGTVPQWAQIETLKNIGEHVIPYFRKQKD, encoded by the coding sequence ATGAAATTCTCCCTGATCTACGAGGCACAGACGATCGATTCCACCCGCGAAGGCGACCGTCGCATCTTCGACGAAACCGTCGAGCAGGCAGTGCTCGCCGACAAACTCGGTTTCGACACTTTCTGGTGCGTGGAACACACCGCGCTGACCAACTACTCCCACATGTCGGCGCCGGAAACCATGCTCGCCTTCGTCGCCGGCAAGACCGAGCGCATTGGTATCGGCCATGGCGTGGTCTGCCTGCCGCCGGCCATGAACCACCCGGTAAAGGTGGCCGAGCGCATCGCCACCCTCGACCTGCTGTCCAAGGGCCGTGTGCACTTCGGCGTGGGCAAGGGCGGTACCCAGCAGGAGGCCGGCACCTTTGGCTACGATCTGGCGACCCTGCAGCCGCAGATCGACGAGGCCATGTACCTGATCCCGAAGATGTTCGTGCAGGACGAGATCGAACATAACGGCGACTTCGTGAAGATCCCGAAACGCCCGATCCATCCCAAGCCCTACCAGGACCCGCACCCGCCGATGTACCTGGCCTGCACCAACACCGAGTCGCTGAAGAACGCCGGCGGCCGTGGCATGGGCGCCCTGGTGCTGGGCTTCGGCGGCCCCGAGGAGATCGCCAAGAAAGTGGCCGTGTACCACGAAGCCTGGGACAACCGCGACGAGAAGAACCAGGTGGGATTCCGCCCCAACCGCCACATCGCCGCCCTGTGCCCGGCCATCGTCCTGGACGACAACGAGAAGGCTCGCCACATCGGCATCCGTGGCCAGCGTTACTTCATGGAATCCCTGGCCTACTGGTACGCCGGCGGCGAGCGCCCGGACCCGGAGAAATGGAAGGAAGACACCTTCGTCGACGGCAACGGCCAGGCGGTGATCAAGTCGCGCTTCGCCTCCGAGGAAGTCACCGTGGACTTCTCCGACCCGACCATGGCGATGATGAACCCCAACCATGCCTACGGCACCGTGAAGGACTGCATCGGCTACGTGCAGCGCCTGATCGACGCCGGCGCCGACGAAATCCTCTTCATCTGCCAGATGGGCACCGTGCCGCAGTGGGCGCAGATCGAGACGCTGAAGAACATCGGCGAACACGTGATTCCCTACTTCCGCAAACAGAAGGACTGA
- a CDS encoding ferredoxin--NADP reductase — MGSVQPLVIEPQQSGAFQLEVAEVISETHDSRSLVLRIPAGLETRFHYKAGQYLGFRVVLGGKRLTRCYSMSSSPDCDTLPKVTIKRVDGGRVSNWFNDQVRPGDLLEVLPPAGHFHLRPGTHDLVLFGGGSGITPVFSILKSALKTSGRRIKLVYANRDEASVIFRDELKALAKAHVEQLEVVHVLDSVQGFLSQGEVRQLVRGHSGAEFYICGPGPFMDTVENALLGLGEARERIHVERFVSPPDPDAQVAVPAAVGVEAEQLLVELDGQLSEVPVQSGETLLQSMRNAGLDAPYSCEEGFCGACMCKVEEGDVVLSRNDILSPAELAEGWTLACQGRPGSARLKLKFPG, encoded by the coding sequence ATGGGCAGCGTGCAGCCACTTGTGATCGAGCCGCAGCAGTCCGGCGCCTTCCAGCTGGAAGTGGCCGAGGTGATCAGCGAGACCCACGACAGCCGTTCGCTGGTGCTGCGGATTCCCGCCGGCCTGGAAACGCGCTTCCACTACAAGGCGGGACAGTATCTGGGCTTTCGCGTGGTGCTCGGTGGCAAACGGCTGACGCGCTGCTATTCCATGTCCAGCTCGCCGGATTGCGACACCTTGCCCAAGGTCACGATCAAGCGAGTCGACGGTGGCCGGGTGTCCAACTGGTTCAACGACCAGGTGCGCCCCGGCGACCTGCTGGAGGTGCTGCCGCCCGCGGGGCATTTCCATCTGCGTCCCGGTACGCATGACCTGGTGCTGTTTGGCGGAGGATCGGGGATCACGCCGGTGTTCTCCATCCTCAAGTCGGCGCTGAAGACCAGCGGTCGCCGCATCAAGCTGGTGTACGCCAATCGCGACGAGGCATCGGTGATATTCCGCGATGAGCTCAAGGCGCTGGCCAAGGCCCATGTGGAGCAGCTGGAAGTGGTTCACGTGCTGGACTCGGTGCAGGGATTCCTGAGCCAGGGCGAGGTACGCCAGCTGGTGCGTGGTCATTCCGGTGCGGAGTTCTACATCTGTGGCCCCGGCCCCTTCATGGATACCGTGGAGAACGCGCTTCTGGGGCTGGGCGAGGCGCGCGAGCGCATCCATGTGGAGCGTTTCGTCTCGCCGCCCGATCCAGATGCGCAGGTAGCAGTGCCGGCTGCAGTTGGCGTCGAAGCGGAGCAGCTGCTGGTGGAGCTCGACGGCCAGCTCAGCGAAGTGCCCGTGCAATCTGGCGAGACCCTGCTGCAGAGCATGCGCAATGCAGGTCTCGATGCGCCTTACTCCTGCGAGGAAGGCTTCTGTGGCGCCTGCATGTGCAAGGTCGAAGAGGGCGATGTTGTGCTCTCGCGCAACGATATTCTCAGTCCTGCGGAACTCGCCGAAGGCTGGACCCTGGCGTGCCAGGGCCGTCCGGGCAGCGCGCGGCTGAAACTGAAGTTTCCGGGGTGA